The following proteins come from a genomic window of Blastococcus sp. HT6-30:
- a CDS encoding Rieske (2Fe-2S) protein: MNTVTRLEHATEVDQPTTPGTETGTPATGVAVPGRAAPVRGEAYTVGRVDEVPIGEGRAFVAGGVQVAVFRLRDGSMHATQAACPHAGGPLADGQTDVDVLVCPLHLYAYRWSDGSSTSGAAPVRLYPVHQAGGEIVVEV, from the coding sequence ATGAACACCGTGACCCGGCTCGAGCACGCCACCGAGGTCGACCAGCCCACCACCCCGGGCACCGAGACCGGTACCCCGGCCACCGGGGTCGCGGTTCCGGGCCGGGCGGCGCCGGTGCGCGGCGAGGCGTACACCGTCGGGCGGGTGGACGAGGTCCCGATCGGCGAGGGCCGGGCGTTCGTCGCCGGCGGCGTCCAGGTCGCCGTCTTCCGGCTCCGGGACGGCTCGATGCACGCCACCCAGGCCGCCTGCCCGCACGCCGGGGGACCGCTGGCCGACGGGCAGACCGACGTCGACGTGCTGGTCTGCCCGCTGCACCTCTACGCCTACCGGTGGAGCGACGGTTCCTCGACGTCGGGAGCCGCGCCGGTCCGCCTCTACCCGGTGCACCAGGCCGGGGGCGAGATCGTCGTCGAGGTCTGA
- a CDS encoding class I SAM-dependent methyltransferase, which produces MSDADRKSYDELYRSNPAVWSGRPNRQLVIEAVGLRPGSALDAGCGEGADALWLAERGWRVTGVDFSPVALGRAAAAARARGLADRVEWLPADLDSWTPPERRFDLVTAHYLHATWTDRAAMFERLAAAVAPGGTLLVVGHLLGEDAAHGQHHAHEPGALYTAGDVAAVLDPADWAELVTETRDRDRGAVERTGNPAPDTVLVARRRSLAR; this is translated from the coding sequence ATGAGCGACGCGGACCGGAAGTCCTACGACGAGCTGTACCGGTCGAACCCGGCGGTGTGGAGCGGTCGGCCCAACCGGCAGCTCGTGATCGAGGCGGTCGGCCTGCGGCCGGGCAGCGCGCTGGACGCCGGCTGCGGCGAGGGCGCCGACGCCCTCTGGCTGGCCGAGCGCGGGTGGCGGGTGACCGGGGTCGACTTCTCGCCCGTCGCGCTCGGGCGCGCCGCCGCGGCTGCCCGCGCCCGGGGGCTGGCGGACCGGGTGGAGTGGCTGCCCGCCGACCTGGACTCCTGGACGCCGCCGGAGCGGCGCTTCGACCTGGTGACGGCGCACTACCTGCACGCGACCTGGACCGACCGCGCAGCCATGTTCGAGCGGCTCGCAGCCGCGGTCGCGCCAGGTGGCACCCTGCTCGTGGTCGGCCACCTCCTGGGCGAGGACGCCGCCCACGGCCAGCACCACGCGCACGAGCCCGGCGCGCTCTACACCGCCGGGGACGTCGCGGCGGTGCTCGACCCGGCGGACTGGGCGGAGCTCGTCACCGAGACCCGGGACCGCGACCGCGGCGCCGTCGAGCGGACGGGCAATCCGGCGCCGGACACCGTGCTGGTCGCGCGGCGGCGGTCGCTGGCGCGGTAG
- a CDS encoding MFS transporter yields the protein MTSTPTVRAPGAGAPPSTEPAAGAPPVARRGTRWIDDYNPEDDEFWASPQGRPVARRNLMWSVLAENIGFSVWQMFSIATAVLASIGYGFTSDQLFWLVATAGLVGAIMRVPYTFMPALVGGRNWTVVSAALLLVPVTLLTVAATTGQPYWFWVLTAITCGVGGGNFASSMANISFFYPDREKGFALGLNAAGGNIGVAIIQLVGPLAVTAGAVAFVGGSTGATEAGDARYVQNVALIWVPFIVLAVVGAWFGMNNLSGAKANVADQAAVARRKQTWVMAFLYIGAFGSFIGFSGAFPLVLANEFAADTYRYAFLGPLVGSLSRPFGGWLADRVGGAKITVVTFVGQAVAIGSAIAFLRAGSFGGFLASFLVLFAVVGMTNGSTYRMIPIIYRAEAAADHPSDTPAEVLYRARRDTAAAVGIISAVGALGAVFIPRIVSESYGATGGVETALLSFCGFYIVCVAVTWFVYLRRGTLMQRAGV from the coding sequence ATGACCTCCACCCCCACCGTCCGCGCCCCCGGCGCCGGGGCTCCGCCGTCGACCGAGCCCGCCGCCGGCGCGCCTCCGGTCGCCCGACGCGGGACGCGGTGGATCGACGACTACAACCCCGAGGACGACGAGTTCTGGGCGTCGCCGCAGGGCCGGCCGGTGGCCCGCCGGAACCTGATGTGGTCGGTGCTGGCCGAGAACATCGGCTTCAGCGTGTGGCAGATGTTCAGCATCGCCACCGCCGTCCTGGCCTCGATCGGCTACGGCTTCACCAGCGACCAGCTGTTCTGGCTGGTCGCCACCGCAGGCCTGGTGGGCGCGATCATGCGGGTGCCCTACACGTTCATGCCGGCGCTGGTCGGCGGCCGGAACTGGACCGTCGTCAGCGCGGCCCTGCTGCTGGTGCCGGTGACCCTGCTGACCGTCGCGGCCACCACCGGCCAGCCCTACTGGTTCTGGGTCCTGACGGCGATCACCTGCGGCGTCGGCGGCGGGAACTTCGCCTCGTCGATGGCGAACATCTCGTTCTTCTACCCGGACAGGGAGAAGGGCTTCGCCCTCGGCCTGAACGCCGCCGGCGGGAACATCGGCGTCGCGATCATCCAGCTCGTCGGGCCGCTCGCCGTCACGGCGGGGGCGGTCGCCTTCGTCGGTGGGAGCACGGGGGCGACGGAGGCCGGCGACGCCCGCTACGTGCAGAACGTCGCGCTCATCTGGGTGCCGTTCATCGTGCTGGCGGTCGTCGGCGCCTGGTTCGGCATGAACAACCTGTCCGGCGCCAAGGCCAACGTCGCCGACCAGGCCGCCGTCGCCCGGCGCAAGCAGACGTGGGTGATGGCCTTCCTGTACATCGGCGCGTTCGGCTCGTTCATCGGCTTCTCGGGCGCCTTCCCGCTCGTGCTGGCCAACGAGTTCGCCGCCGACACCTACCGCTACGCCTTCCTCGGGCCGCTCGTCGGCTCCCTGTCCCGGCCGTTCGGCGGCTGGCTGGCCGACCGGGTGGGCGGCGCGAAGATCACCGTCGTCACGTTCGTCGGCCAGGCGGTCGCCATCGGCTCGGCGATCGCGTTCCTGCGCGCCGGCAGCTTCGGCGGCTTCCTCGCCAGCTTCCTGGTGCTCTTCGCCGTGGTCGGCATGACCAACGGGTCCACCTACCGGATGATCCCGATCATCTACCGCGCCGAGGCCGCCGCCGACCACCCCTCCGACACCCCCGCCGAGGTCCTGTACCGCGCCCGCCGGGACACCGCCGCCGCCGTGGGGATCATCTCGGCGGTGGGCGCCCTCGGCGCGGTCTTCATCCCGCGGATCGTGTCGGAGTCCTACGGGGCCACCGGCGGCGTGGAGACGGCGCTGCTGTCGTTCTGCGGCTTCTACATCGTCTGCGTGGCGGTCACCTGGTTCGTGTACCTCCGCCGCGGCACGCTGATGCAGCGCGCAGGGGTCTGA
- a CDS encoding uroporphyrinogen-III synthase, which translates to MTDTAGEQPAGLPLAGYTVAVTAARRKEELGALLDRRGARVLYAPAIRIVPLADDAELVAATRRVLEAPVDLVVATTGVGFRGWLEAADAWGLPLVQHLSGSRVLARGPKARGAIRGGGLVDAWSPASESSAEVLEHLLSGAEGPLAGRRIAVQLHGDPLPDLVAGLQDAGADVLTVPVYRWVLPEDVVPVRRLIGAILAGGVDAVTFTSAPAAASLLQVATELGQQEPVVAAMNGRVLAVAVGPVTAGPLDAAGIPSCQPERARLGALAREVVARLPERDPVLQVGPHTLQVRGHAAVVDGQLVELAPGPLAVLRELARQPGHVVSRPDLVGSLPGGGDGHAVEMAVTRLRAALGAPLVETVVKRGYRLRA; encoded by the coding sequence GTGACCGACACCGCCGGGGAACAGCCGGCCGGGCTTCCGCTGGCCGGCTACACCGTCGCGGTGACCGCTGCCCGCCGCAAGGAGGAGCTGGGCGCGCTGCTGGACCGTCGGGGCGCCCGCGTGCTCTACGCCCCCGCCATCCGGATCGTCCCGCTGGCCGACGACGCCGAGTTGGTGGCTGCGACCAGGCGGGTGCTCGAGGCTCCCGTCGATCTCGTCGTCGCCACCACCGGGGTCGGCTTCCGCGGCTGGCTGGAGGCGGCCGACGCCTGGGGCCTGCCGCTCGTGCAGCACCTGTCGGGGTCCCGCGTCCTCGCGCGCGGCCCGAAGGCCCGCGGGGCGATCCGGGGTGGCGGACTCGTCGACGCCTGGTCGCCGGCGTCGGAGTCGTCGGCCGAAGTGCTCGAGCACCTGCTGTCGGGGGCCGAGGGGCCGCTGGCCGGCCGCCGGATCGCCGTCCAGCTGCACGGCGATCCGCTGCCCGACCTGGTCGCCGGGCTGCAGGACGCCGGCGCGGACGTGCTCACCGTCCCGGTCTACCGCTGGGTGCTGCCCGAGGACGTCGTGCCGGTGCGCCGGCTCATCGGTGCCATCCTGGCCGGCGGGGTCGACGCGGTGACCTTCACCAGCGCGCCGGCCGCGGCGAGCCTGCTGCAGGTGGCCACGGAGCTGGGGCAGCAGGAGCCGGTGGTGGCCGCGATGAACGGGCGGGTGCTCGCCGTCGCCGTCGGCCCCGTGACCGCCGGCCCGCTGGACGCCGCGGGCATCCCTTCCTGCCAACCGGAACGCGCCCGCCTGGGTGCCCTGGCCCGTGAGGTGGTCGCCCGGCTGCCCGAGCGCGACCCGGTGCTCCAGGTCGGCCCGCACACGCTCCAGGTCCGCGGCCACGCCGCCGTCGTCGACGGGCAGCTGGTGGAGCTGGCGCCGGGGCCGCTGGCCGTCCTGCGCGAACTCGCCCGGCAGCCCGGCCACGTCGTCTCGCGGCCGGACCTGGTGGGCTCCCTGCCGGGTGGCGGTGACGGGCACGCAGTGGAGATGGCGGTGACCCGGCTGCGGGCCGCCCTCGGCGCGCCGCTGGTCGAGACCGTCGTCAAGCGCGGCTACCGCCTCCGGGCCTGA
- a CDS encoding uridine kinase: protein MDAAPPLTVAGLTARVLDAPPRLGGTRLVCVDGPAGSGKTTLAARLAAVLPDPVVVHMDELYAGWTLTGAAARLSAGVLRPLADGRPGAYHAYDWAAGRFSSRPTPVPVPAVLVVEGCGSACRATDAWAGLRIWVEADPAVRLARGLARDGAQLAGEWHRWQRTETAHFAEDGTRARADAVVDGRA from the coding sequence GTGGACGCTGCACCCCCGCTGACCGTCGCCGGCCTGACCGCCCGGGTGCTCGACGCTCCCCCGCGGCTGGGCGGCACCCGGCTGGTGTGCGTGGACGGGCCGGCCGGGTCGGGCAAGACCACGCTCGCCGCCCGGCTGGCCGCCGTCCTGCCCGACCCCGTCGTCGTGCACATGGACGAGCTCTACGCCGGCTGGACCCTCACCGGGGCCGCGGCCCGCCTGTCCGCAGGTGTGCTGCGCCCACTGGCCGACGGCAGGCCGGGCGCCTACCACGCCTACGACTGGGCGGCCGGCCGGTTCTCCTCCCGGCCGACGCCGGTGCCGGTGCCGGCCGTGCTGGTGGTCGAGGGGTGCGGCAGTGCGTGCCGGGCCACCGACGCCTGGGCCGGCCTGCGGATCTGGGTGGAGGCCGACCCGGCGGTGCGGCTCGCCCGTGGCCTGGCCCGCGACGGGGCGCAGCTGGCCGGCGAGTGGCACCGCTGGCAGCGGACGGAGACCGCGCACTTCGCCGAGGACGGCACCCGGGCGCGCGCCGACGCGGTGGTGGACGGCAGGGCGTGA
- a CDS encoding MBL fold metallo-hydrolase, giving the protein MEITGTTQHAAWQARTLPPVEQLRADLWSVPVPIPHNPLRYVSVYAFALAGGGLGLIDTGWESDAGWSALSDGLASIGGSVADVRGVLVTHLHFDHLGLASRVREASGAWIAMHPADATAVERLTRTEARAAVAAEVEFLVGLGAPRDDAAADVGGAENLSGFMRMAVPDRMLGDGDHAAFPGWSLRTLHTPGHTPGHLCFAEERTGLFFSGDHVLPRISPNISSTDGGSADPLRDYLDSLAGVRDLDPTEVLPGHEWRFRGLADRVDALTAHHEARLAELLRAIADHPGSTPWDLAAHLTWSRPWEQYERRMRIFAVTETDAHLRLLASRGLVAGSGGAVPTWTLHPR; this is encoded by the coding sequence GTGGAGATCACCGGCACCACCCAGCACGCGGCCTGGCAGGCGCGCACCCTGCCCCCGGTCGAGCAGCTGCGGGCGGACCTCTGGTCGGTACCGGTGCCGATCCCGCACAACCCGCTGCGCTACGTGAGCGTCTACGCCTTTGCCCTCGCCGGCGGCGGGCTCGGCCTGATCGACACCGGCTGGGAGAGCGACGCCGGCTGGAGCGCGCTCAGCGACGGGCTCGCCTCGATCGGCGGCTCGGTGGCCGATGTCCGGGGCGTGCTCGTGACACACCTGCACTTCGACCACCTGGGGCTGGCCTCGCGCGTCCGGGAGGCCAGCGGCGCCTGGATCGCCATGCACCCGGCCGACGCCACCGCGGTCGAGCGGCTGACCCGGACCGAGGCGCGCGCCGCCGTCGCCGCCGAGGTCGAGTTCCTCGTCGGCCTCGGCGCCCCGCGCGACGACGCGGCAGCCGACGTGGGCGGTGCGGAGAACCTCTCCGGTTTCATGCGCATGGCGGTGCCCGACCGGATGCTCGGGGACGGCGACCACGCCGCGTTCCCCGGGTGGTCGCTGCGCACCCTCCACACGCCCGGTCACACGCCCGGTCACCTGTGCTTCGCCGAGGAGCGCACGGGGCTCTTCTTCTCCGGCGACCACGTGCTGCCGCGGATCAGCCCGAACATCTCCAGCACCGACGGTGGATCGGCGGATCCGCTGCGCGACTACCTCGACTCGCTGGCCGGGGTGCGCGACCTGGACCCCACCGAGGTGCTGCCGGGGCACGAGTGGCGCTTCCGTGGGCTGGCCGACCGCGTCGACGCGCTGACCGCGCACCACGAGGCGCGCCTGGCCGAGCTGCTGCGCGCCATCGCCGACCACCCCGGCTCCACGCCCTGGGACCTGGCCGCCCACCTGACCTGGTCGCGCCCGTGGGAGCAGTACGAGCGGCGGATGCGGATCTTCGCCGTGACCGAGACCGACGCCCACCTGCGGTTGCTCGCCAGCCGCGGGCTGGTGGCCGGCAGCGGCGGAGCGGTGCCCACGTGGACGCTGCACCCCCGCTGA
- a CDS encoding PH domain-containing protein: MSGSQPDVSTVSAVPRRMRHLLAALAAVVAVVMVLVALSLPSTTNSVIDYGVVDQVAMAGLGLVLAAGVLFLGRSRLDADADGIRVRNLVVHHQLPWTAVRAVRFERTSAWGSLLLENGDEISLHALQAADGEHAVRAVEGLRALHAAARAKDPVRPPLLYDD; this comes from the coding sequence GTGAGCGGTTCCCAGCCCGACGTGTCCACCGTCTCCGCCGTGCCCCGCCGGATGCGGCACCTGCTCGCCGCCCTCGCCGCCGTGGTCGCGGTGGTCATGGTGCTGGTGGCGCTCTCCCTGCCGTCGACGACCAACTCCGTCATCGACTACGGCGTCGTCGACCAGGTGGCGATGGCGGGTCTGGGGCTGGTCCTGGCCGCCGGGGTGCTGTTCCTCGGCCGGTCGCGGCTCGACGCCGATGCCGACGGCATCCGGGTCCGGAACCTCGTCGTCCACCACCAGCTGCCGTGGACGGCGGTGCGCGCGGTGCGGTTCGAGCGCACGTCCGCCTGGGGCTCGCTGCTGCTGGAGAACGGCGACGAGATCTCCCTGCACGCGCTGCAGGCCGCCGACGGCGAGCACGCCGTGCGGGCGGTCGAGGGGCTGCGCGCCCTGCACGCCGCCGCACGGGCGAAGGACCCCGTCCGGCCCCCTCTGCTCTACGACGACTGA
- the infC gene encoding translation initiation factor IF-3: MTEPRINDRIRVPEVRLVGPEGEQVGIVSIGEALRLAQDSELDLVEVAPMARPPVAKLMDYGKFKYESAQKAREARRNQALTVIKEMRLRLKIDPHDYETKKGHVERFLKGGDKVKITVMFRGREQSRPEMGYRLLQRLAADVSELGVVESNPKQDGRNMVMVIAPHRNAQALQQQAQQSKSRPAKGEQEAEQAPSA; this comes from the coding sequence ATCACCGAGCCCCGCATCAACGACCGCATCCGAGTCCCCGAGGTCCGCCTGGTCGGACCCGAGGGCGAGCAGGTCGGCATCGTGTCGATCGGCGAGGCGCTGCGCCTGGCACAGGACTCCGAGCTCGACCTGGTCGAGGTCGCTCCCATGGCCCGGCCGCCCGTCGCCAAGCTCATGGACTACGGCAAGTTCAAGTACGAGTCCGCCCAGAAGGCCCGCGAGGCCCGGCGGAACCAGGCGCTCACCGTCATCAAGGAGATGCGGCTGCGCCTGAAGATCGACCCGCACGACTACGAGACCAAGAAGGGCCACGTCGAGCGCTTCCTCAAGGGCGGCGACAAGGTCAAGATCACCGTGATGTTCCGTGGCCGCGAGCAGTCGCGCCCGGAGATGGGCTACCGCCTGCTCCAGCGGTTGGCCGCCGACGTCAGCGAGCTGGGCGTCGTCGAGTCCAACCCGAAGCAGGACGGCCGGAACATGGTCATGGTGATCGCCCCGCACCGGAACGCCCAGGCGCTGCAGCAGCAGGCGCAGCAGAGCAAGAGCCGACCGGCCAAGGGTGAGCAGGAGGCGGAGCAGGCGCCCAGCGCCTGA
- the rpmI gene encoding 50S ribosomal protein L35, with translation MPKQKTHKGTAKRVRVTGTGKLMREQANNQHKFEHKSGTRKRRLDQDQVVSPADAKNLKKLLGI, from the coding sequence ATGCCGAAGCAGAAGACCCACAAGGGCACCGCCAAGCGGGTGCGCGTCACGGGCACCGGAAAGCTCATGCGCGAGCAGGCGAACAACCAGCACAAGTTCGAGCACAAGTCCGGGACCCGCAAGCGCCGGCTCGACCAGGACCAGGTCGTCTCCCCGGCCGACGCCAAGAACCTCAAGAAGCTCCTCGGCATCTGA
- the rplT gene encoding 50S ribosomal protein L20: MARVKRAVNAQKKRRTTLEAASGYRGQRSRLYRKAKEQILHSATYSYRDRKARKGDFRKLWITRINAAARLNDMTYNRFMQGLKLAGIELDRRVLAELAVNEPAAFATLVESARAALAANPEATGAQAA; the protein is encoded by the coding sequence GTGGCACGCGTGAAGCGGGCGGTCAACGCCCAGAAGAAGCGCCGGACGACCCTCGAGGCCGCCAGCGGCTACCGCGGTCAGCGGTCCCGGCTGTACCGCAAGGCCAAGGAGCAGATCCTCCACTCGGCGACCTACAGCTACCGCGACCGCAAGGCGCGCAAGGGTGACTTCCGCAAACTGTGGATCACCCGCATCAACGCCGCGGCCCGCCTCAACGACATGACCTACAACCGGTTCATGCAGGGGCTCAAGCTCGCCGGCATCGAGCTGGACCGCCGCGTCCTGGCCGAGCTCGCCGTGAACGAGCCCGCCGCCTTCGCCACGCTGGTGGAGTCCGCCCGGGCTGCGCTCGCCGCGAACCCCGAGGCGACCGGCGCCCAGGCCGCCTGA
- a CDS encoding RNA methyltransferase — protein sequence MTESLTERSARIVAARKLTRRAGRDAAGLFLAEGRQAVVEALAQPERVREVFATQAAATAHRDLLAETPVPVRPVTEKAAAGLSETVTPQGLVAVCELRDVPAESLTTAPPRLSVALAELADPGNAGTVLRTADACGAGAVVFGAGSADPYGGKAVRSSAGSLFHVDVVRGAPLAALLPSLRAVGVTVLAADGGGEAELPGLVAAGRLAGPVLWLFGNEARGVPADLAALADARVRIPMRGRAESLNLAAAAAISLYTTQLAQG from the coding sequence GTGACCGAGTCGCTCACCGAGCGCTCCGCCCGCATAGTCGCCGCGCGGAAGCTCACCCGGCGCGCCGGGCGGGATGCGGCGGGGCTCTTCCTCGCCGAGGGGCGGCAGGCCGTGGTCGAGGCGCTGGCGCAGCCCGAGCGCGTCCGCGAGGTCTTCGCCACGCAGGCGGCCGCGACCGCGCACCGCGACCTGCTGGCGGAGACGCCGGTGCCCGTGCGGCCGGTCACCGAGAAGGCCGCGGCCGGGCTGTCGGAGACGGTGACCCCCCAGGGGCTGGTCGCCGTCTGCGAGCTGCGGGACGTCCCGGCCGAGTCGCTGACGACGGCGCCGCCGCGGCTGTCGGTCGCGCTCGCCGAGCTCGCCGACCCGGGCAACGCCGGGACGGTGCTGCGGACCGCGGACGCCTGCGGCGCCGGCGCGGTCGTCTTCGGCGCGGGCTCGGCCGACCCGTACGGGGGCAAGGCGGTCCGGTCCAGCGCCGGCAGCCTGTTCCACGTCGACGTCGTCCGTGGTGCGCCACTGGCGGCGCTGCTCCCCTCGCTGCGCGCCGTGGGCGTGACCGTGCTCGCCGCCGACGGCGGGGGAGAGGCCGAGCTGCCCGGGCTGGTGGCGGCCGGCCGGCTGGCGGGGCCGGTTCTGTGGCTCTTCGGCAACGAGGCCCGGGGCGTGCCCGCCGATCTGGCCGCGCTCGCCGACGCGCGGGTGCGGATCCCGATGCGCGGCCGGGCGGAGAGCCTGAACCTGGCCGCCGCCGCCGCGATCTCCCTCTACACCACCCAGCTCGCGCAGGGCTGA
- a CDS encoding TetR/AcrR family transcriptional regulator, whose protein sequence is MQRVAGAPADPSTDGRRSRWTEHRRARREDLVGAAVEAVRLAGPDFSVDDVARSAGVSKTVIYRYFNDKDELIDAVLERISQAVLLPRLLGELTADRGDDRQQLRAVIAAFVSLIEDEPALYRFAYAQAGRAGRADLVAATEHAVAGALGDLLGQRLTDAGRPADGAMTWAYGIVGMVQLATHWWSGARTVSAADLVDQLTDLADGGLGTLLPPRG, encoded by the coding sequence ATGCAACGGGTCGCAGGTGCTCCGGCGGATCCGTCGACGGACGGGCGGCGGTCCCGGTGGACCGAGCACCGCCGTGCCCGGCGGGAGGACCTCGTCGGCGCGGCCGTCGAGGCGGTCCGGCTGGCCGGTCCCGACTTCTCCGTCGACGACGTCGCCCGCAGCGCGGGGGTCTCCAAGACGGTGATCTACCGGTACTTCAACGACAAGGACGAGCTGATCGACGCCGTCCTCGAGCGCATCTCCCAGGCGGTCCTGCTACCCCGCCTGCTCGGCGAGCTGACCGCCGACCGGGGCGACGACCGGCAGCAGCTCCGCGCGGTCATCGCCGCCTTCGTCTCGCTGATCGAGGACGAGCCGGCGCTCTACCGCTTCGCCTACGCACAGGCCGGGCGCGCGGGCCGCGCGGACCTGGTCGCGGCCACCGAGCACGCCGTCGCCGGCGCGCTGGGCGACCTGCTCGGCCAGCGGCTCACCGACGCCGGGCGTCCGGCCGACGGCGCCATGACCTGGGCCTACGGGATCGTCGGCATGGTGCAGCTGGCCACGCACTGGTGGTCGGGGGCGCGGACGGTGTCCGCGGCTGACCTCGTCGACCAGCTCACCGACCTGGCCGATGGCGGCCTGGGCACCCTCCTCCCCCCGCGGGGCTGA
- the pheS gene encoding phenylalanine--tRNA ligase subunit alpha, whose amino-acid sequence MSGANDPYDPKQVAALSPEALDDAVRAALEAFAAAADLEALAGVRPAHLGDRAPVLLARRELGALPPAARSDAGKRVNAARAAVTEAYEARRAELEAERDARVLAEERVDVTLPWDRTPRGARHPLTTLMDRIADIFVGMGYEVAEGPELEAEWLNFDALNFGRDHPARWLSDTFFVAPEDSGLVLRTHTSPVQARTMLDRQPPIYVVAPGRVYRTDELDATHLPVFHQVEGLAVDRGLTMAHLRGTLDHLARQLFGPDARTRWRPHFFPFTEPSAEFDVWFPEHRDGPQWVEWGGCGMVNPRVLRACGVDPDTYTGFAFGMGIERALQFRSAVSDMHDIAEADVRFTTAFGVEQ is encoded by the coding sequence GTGTCTGGCGCCAACGATCCCTACGACCCCAAGCAGGTCGCCGCGCTCTCCCCCGAGGCCCTCGACGACGCGGTGCGTGCCGCGCTCGAGGCGTTCGCGGCCGCGGCCGACCTGGAGGCGCTGGCCGGCGTCCGCCCCGCGCACCTGGGCGACCGGGCACCGGTGCTGCTGGCCCGGCGCGAGCTCGGGGCCCTGCCACCGGCCGCCCGCAGTGACGCCGGCAAGCGGGTGAACGCCGCCCGGGCCGCGGTCACCGAGGCCTACGAGGCGCGCAGGGCCGAGCTCGAGGCCGAGCGGGACGCCCGCGTGCTGGCCGAGGAGCGGGTCGACGTCACGCTGCCGTGGGACCGCACCCCGCGCGGCGCCCGGCACCCGCTCACCACGCTCATGGACCGGATCGCCGACATCTTCGTCGGCATGGGGTACGAGGTGGCCGAGGGGCCGGAGCTGGAAGCGGAGTGGCTGAACTTCGACGCGCTCAACTTCGGCCGGGACCACCCCGCCCGGTGGCTGTCGGACACCTTCTTCGTCGCGCCCGAGGACTCCGGCCTGGTGCTGCGCACGCACACCAGCCCGGTGCAGGCGCGCACCATGCTCGACCGGCAGCCGCCCATCTACGTCGTGGCCCCGGGCCGGGTGTACCGCACCGACGAGCTCGACGCCACGCACCTGCCGGTCTTCCACCAGGTGGAGGGCCTGGCCGTCGACCGGGGCCTGACCATGGCCCACCTGCGGGGCACGCTCGACCACCTGGCCCGCCAGCTGTTCGGCCCGGATGCCCGCACGCGGTGGCGGCCGCACTTCTTCCCGTTCACCGAGCCGTCGGCTGAGTTCGACGTCTGGTTCCCCGAGCACCGCGACGGCCCGCAGTGGGTCGAGTGGGGCGGCTGCGGGATGGTGAACCCGCGGGTGCTGCGCGCCTGCGGCGTCGACCCGGACACCTACACCGGCTTCGCTTTCGGCATGGGCATCGAGCGGGCGCTGCAGTTCCGCTCCGCGGTGTCGGACATGCACGACATCGCCGAGGCCGACGTCCGCTTCACCACGGCATTCGGAGTGGAGCAGTGA